A part of Paenarthrobacter sp. A20 genomic DNA contains:
- a CDS encoding dihydrodipicolinate synthase family protein: protein MSTQFQGVIPPVITPRHADGSIDTASLKNVTKHLIDGGVSGLFVLGSSGEVPYMTNDERELVVSTIADANAGAVPLIVGANEQTTNRVIEEARKVVDLGADAIVVTSMYYAIGNAAETETHFRSIHAAIEKPIFAYDVPVRTHFKLPTDLLVRLGRDGVLAGVKDSSGDDVSFRQLLLAAKDIPNFDIFTGHEVVVDGALLGGAQGVVPGLGNVDPAGYRRLFDAAQAGDWALAAREQDRLADVFEIVYTPNGRVSGGAAGLGAFKTALQVMGVIESNTMSSPMLSLNDSETAAIRSILERNGLV from the coding sequence GTGTCCACTCAGTTCCAGGGCGTCATCCCCCCGGTCATCACCCCCCGCCACGCCGACGGCAGCATCGACACCGCGTCGCTGAAGAACGTCACCAAGCACCTGATCGACGGCGGTGTGTCCGGACTTTTCGTCCTGGGCTCCTCCGGCGAAGTCCCCTACATGACCAACGACGAGCGTGAGCTGGTGGTCTCCACCATCGCCGACGCCAACGCAGGAGCCGTCCCGCTGATCGTGGGCGCCAACGAACAAACCACCAACCGCGTCATCGAAGAAGCGCGCAAGGTGGTTGACCTCGGCGCCGACGCGATCGTGGTCACCTCCATGTACTACGCCATTGGCAACGCCGCGGAGACCGAAACGCACTTCCGCAGCATCCACGCCGCCATCGAGAAACCGATCTTCGCCTACGACGTCCCGGTCCGCACGCACTTCAAGCTGCCCACCGACCTCCTGGTCCGCCTCGGCCGCGATGGCGTCCTTGCCGGCGTCAAGGACTCCTCCGGCGACGACGTCTCCTTCCGCCAGCTGCTCCTCGCGGCAAAAGACATCCCCAACTTCGACATCTTCACCGGTCACGAAGTTGTGGTGGACGGCGCCCTCCTGGGCGGCGCGCAGGGTGTTGTCCCCGGCCTCGGCAACGTTGACCCGGCCGGCTACCGTCGACTGTTCGACGCCGCCCAGGCTGGCGACTGGGCTCTCGCGGCAAGGGAGCAGGACCGCTTGGCCGACGTCTTCGAGATCGTCTACACCCCCAATGGCCGCGTGTCCGGCGGAGCCGCTGGTCTGGGTGCGTTCAAGACCGCGCTGCAGGTGATGGGTGTCATCGAGTCCAACACGATGAGCTCGCCGATGCTTTCCCTGAACGATTCCGAGACGGCTGCAATTCGTTCAATTCTGGAGCGGAACGGGCTGGTCTAA